A DNA window from Pongo abelii isolate AG06213 chromosome 2, NHGRI_mPonAbe1-v2.0_pri, whole genome shotgun sequence contains the following coding sequences:
- the PRR23E gene encoding proline-rich protein 23E: MGTGASEKQAEQKVRRAFEASEEAHGTLAASTPWVAMGSAYGSCTCLGAQPVTDLALWPVIYSCMGFSPQAYPAFWAYPWVLYGGYLWMGYPPPAALVPSVWLYWRGTSSFDPLIGSPYLAALAPNLFPFPMRFPPTYSLASPTLGGATSSHCPQVGCWTPASSAPRAAVGRPSRGAPYLKTCKAPPSEWASRFSIWAPLPCCSSELRPLPPSPIEDSQLDPGCSRSSSRSPCRARRRLFEC, translated from the coding sequence ATGGGCACAGGTGCATCAGAGAAACAAGCAGAGCAGAAGGTCCGCCGTGCCTTCGAGGCCTCCGAGGAAGCCCACGGGACTCtggcagcctcaaccccctgggtGGCCATGGGCTCTGCCTATGGTTCCTGTACCTGCTTGGGAGCCCAGCCTGTAACTGACCTGGCCCTCTGGCCTGTCATCTACTCCTGCATGGGATTTTCCCCACAAGCTTACCCAGCCTTCTGGGCTTACCCGTGGGTGCTCTATGGTGGTTATCTCTGGATGGGTTATCCCCCTCCAGCTGCCTTGGTGCCTTCAGTGTGGCTGTATTGGAGGGGTACCTCCAGCTTTGACCCCCTCATAGGAAGCCCGTACCTGGCTGCCTTGGCCCCCAACCTATTTCCTTTCCCCATGAGATTCCCACCCACCTACTCCTTGGCTTCTCCCACTCTGGGCGGGGCCACCTCCAGCCACTGTCCCCAGGTGGGATGCTGGACTCCAGCCAGCTCAGCCCCCAGGGCTGCCGTAGGGCGACCATCCAGAGGAGCTCCCTACTTGAAGACATGCAAAGCCCCTCCCTCAGAATGGGCCTCCAGGTTCAGTATTTGGGCGCCTTTGCCCTGCTGCAGTTCAGAGCTCCGCCCTCTGCCCCCTTCCCCCATTGAAGATTCTCAGTTGGACCCCGGCTGCTCCCGCTCCTCCTCACGGTCACCCTGCAGGGCCCGCCGCCGCCTCTTTGAGTGCTAA